TAGAGCTAGCTTCCATTGATTTAGTTCACAAAATTGAAAACGAGTATAGGCAGATTGCACTTGAGAAAGCTAGGAAGATTTTAGTTGATTCTATCCAGAGAATAGCATTGGATGTTGTAAATGAGAGTGTAGTATCCACCGTAAACTTGCCGAATGATGAGATGAAAGGCAGGATAATAGGAAGAGAAGGCAGGAATATAAGAGCTTTTGAGACGATAACGGGAGTAGATGTTATAATAGATGATACTCCTAATGCAGTGGTCCTATCTTGTTTTGATCCTGTGAGGAGGGAGATAGCAAGAAGAACCCTTATTAAGCTTGTTGACGATGGGAGAATACATCCTACAATGATAGAGGAAGTTTTCGCAAGAGTTAATAGCGAGTTTGAAAATGAATTATACAAGATAGGTGAGGAGGCATATCTTCAGCTTGGTATTCAACCGATGTCAAATGAAGAGTATAAATATGTTGGAAAGATGAAGTTTAAATACAGTTATTCGCAGAACATCTTGCAACACTCAATAGAGGTAGCACTTATTGCAGCTAGAATAGCTGAAGAGTTGGAAATGGATTCTTCGGTTGTCAAAAGAGCTGGATTACTGCACGATATAGGTAAGGTGTGTAATGATGCAGAAGGTGGGCATGCGAGTGTTGGAGCTAGTTTAGCAAAATCCTGGGGTTATTCGGATAGAATTGTTAACGCTATTGCCTCACATCATGGTGAGGTTGAACCTCTCTTTATTGAATCTAGCTTAATTGCAACTGCCGATGCTATTTCCGCTGCAAGACCAGGTGCTAGAAAAGAAAACATAGAGAACTATCTGAAGAGACTTGAGAATCTTGAGAAAATTGCACTTTCTATTTCCAGTGTTGAGAAAGCTTACGCAATTCAAGCAGGTAGGGAACTTAGAGTATTCGTTGACAGTGCAAAGGTCTCTGACGAAGAAGCAAAGGTTATTGCTAAAGAAATAGCGAAAAAGATATATGACGAGATCTCCTTCCCAGGTCAAATAAAAGTTACTCTTATAAGGGAAACAAGAATTGTAGAAACAGTAAGGTAACAATTATTCTTCCTCTTTCGCCCTAAAGGCAATAGTTGATATATTGAACTTCTCAAATAGATCCAATAGTTCAAACAACGTTTTCGTTTTCCCCTCTTTCCTCATACGCTCTGATATAAGCTTAAAACTATCAGAATGTAAGTATTCGTATACTTTGTTCTCAAGTTCTCTTCTATTGGTTATGTTTACACCATTTCTGATAATAAAATCCATAAGTGAGGCTAAACTCT
This is a stretch of genomic DNA from Brevinematia bacterium. It encodes these proteins:
- the rny gene encoding ribonuclease Y; this translates as MGWELLVVALVCVLSTAGIFITLDRLRLTKAKEKADAIIKSAIDEKENLINLAYKEAEDLKAKFLSSAKEEINKYREDVEKDLRNIRKDLQILERRLASKEEILERKESYLQRKEKEIAIKEKELRDLEEELQRVRNKIKEDLERVANMSEEDARNLLIESIRKDVELASIDLVHKIENEYRQIALEKARKILVDSIQRIALDVVNESVVSTVNLPNDEMKGRIIGREGRNIRAFETITGVDVIIDDTPNAVVLSCFDPVRREIARRTLIKLVDDGRIHPTMIEEVFARVNSEFENELYKIGEEAYLQLGIQPMSNEEYKYVGKMKFKYSYSQNILQHSIEVALIAARIAEELEMDSSVVKRAGLLHDIGKVCNDAEGGHASVGASLAKSWGYSDRIVNAIASHHGEVEPLFIESSLIATADAISAARPGARKENIENYLKRLENLEKIALSISSVEKAYAIQAGRELRVFVDSAKVSDEEAKVIAKEIAKKIYDEISFPGQIKVTLIRETRIVETVR